Proteins encoded within one genomic window of Besnoitia besnoiti strain Bb-Ger1 chromosome II, whole genome shotgun sequence:
- a CDS encoding hypothetical protein (encoded by transcript BESB_033400) gives MYPAARLSFPRGGAKAHHWRPGGGGSELTHDSVCAASRFRPLLRFPHTESNHYSPFPGTQRQAASTSVSASAGHLPAQTHDESAQPLSTGDPGRCHRCRWLRDWLQDMPHLSAANLRDAVSASHLLVATPPSPRFFEAGRRHRHFSALSSAASVATAEATASSPAPTGRAHSPSGADSSTAPEGRTRLSVSAGGNVLEAGGDPHAAGRPAEESLGSLRASRPGCAAVDQFHVDDPETARDRETLPRARDAAVVGFPPVSTGCGSRGFISEAKAEELLLAEGSHLDKCVGGFEGAWEVLEHVSRQQGPAHAPGSVVALRAPGAPTQTRANSDGKAQTTLAGGHEGALSAAPAASSTGGLLESAVGEAVQTKHRCSLADRELRACLEDIAQHSFKDADGVAGRREDPGPSGGALRGKAGHTDADQEAPSFGVSALLLNCSLGLPRGEVVFDLLPDGEPLWKRLARLPEGIGSASGCGSSKAASASQGFHADFQRELDRISDTRGPPGNYENLLMPIFYRGVAHSRTAETRPAAENGASAHADGRWLDSDCPEKGLSDTILFYPIFSAGSSIRALLPFLASGCARLGSRSARQWRGAAGDASAAHCPSLRPRSAPPSPAPSSSPCAKDFLSPLLGRLACLEPTENLFLLLALSAIPARFSGLPPSPRWQPNRRTAAVAARVVGQKSPCTSEQTESAADSAGVERLGDFSDAFRRIVRRGTDSLPSLHPHLILDVLSVCLRVSRLSGALQVMPATGRHTEEPWRMRRPARWEQQVSPSSEFALVLEALFPRVVALAAPHREESDAEAPELWRDAGAEEPSTPRPDGHHVGPQSAETNVSPLELPIRSVVTFIAILRSIRGHSRLPEHLGDAMTRLTDYCCARIHQLSAADVTNLVSALSPRSEDKHVAASDEFSLFLLAKCIQERPERLKPAWVTLVIDAYTRAGLEDSLFYESLSEQVKCQFAEFTSNELVTILSGLQRVRFRDEELLTKVFSRLERDAAAELQAVPVCSDLSRWAAACGAPACGSPHQQYMFFSRGSGRVPRLPSRAVLQTAINTAGLLNFTLFPLRHLWSLYLKHLHEEVSELERCIQASALKRKALMHDVSALVPQVVLQQPLEAARFIDLWLRLCAPVLVGEMKQRLGAPAQRHRLLCEAYAAGLLPPTIDTAGRREGLERVDEALQQATAGHDRDSWAPESSTFHVDVASALLCLSVRYEAEVRVARLFILDLIVTLPPELERAFAAEKHARYIEVTGLEADSGHEAEAGRSHDVTSLDSTSYLDCVEIKYSTSSHAADSEGLRAAIGAPIYATDFPEVEGFSASDPRAPHEPFADHGLGCVPIDLRHLGSKRGLSPGRQPPVREKAARAAVPAEQKPFEEYWMPRRGPARLKTLVAQGLSTQAEEPRQSLETLSERLRMPSCPPAPHDAAGAFAACPGGRGSWILQGDHAAAEVTSPRTRQDLDGAPVPELHTSPSAREAARHIEDPWSVRERKKKELPFESPAEW, from the exons ATGTACCCCGCGGCTCGGCTTTCCTTTCCACGGGGTGGGGCGAAGGCTCACCACTGGAGACCcggtggcggcggctcggAACTGACTCACGACTCCGTCTGTGCCGCGAGCCGCTTccgcccgctgctgcgcttccCACACACAGAGTCGAATCACTATTCGCCGTTTCCAGGAACACAGCGCCAGGCCGCCTCGACATCGGTTTCAGCCTCGGCAGGTCACCTGCCTGCGCAGACACACGATGAGTCCGCGCAACCCCTGTCAACCGGGGACCCTGGGCGGTGCCACCGTTGCCGCTGGCTTCGGGACTGGCTGCAGGACATGCCTCACCTTTCCGCGGCGAACCTCCGCGACGCGGTGAGTGCATCCCACCTACTCGTCGCGACCcccccttcgccgcgcttcttcgaAGCTGGACGCAGGCATCGCCACTTTTCTGccctctcttctgccgcgtCCGTCGCAACCGCTGAGGCcaccgcgtcgtctcctgcGCCAACCGGCCGCGCACACTCTCCGTCAGGCGCAGACTCGAGCACAGCCCCAGAGGGACGGACCCGTCTCTCCGTGTCTGCAGGTGGGAACGTgctcgaggcgggcggcgacccgcATGCGGCGGGCAGGCCCGCCGAAGAAAGCTTGGGATCTCTTCGGGCGTCTCGACCCGGGTGCGCGGCGGTTGACCAGTTCCACGTTGATGATCCTGAGACGGCTAGAGACCGGGAGACCCTTCCTCGGgctcgcgacgccgcggtGGTCGGGTTTCCCCCTGTGAGTACGGGCTGTGGCAGCAGAGGTTTTATctcggaggcgaaggccgaagAACTCTTGTTGGCGGAAGGTTCACATTTGGATAAGTGCGTTGGAGGCTTTGAAGGGGCCTGGGAGGTCTTGGAGCACGTCTCCAGGCAGCAGGGACCAGCGCACGCCCCGGGTTCGGTGGTCGCGTTGCGTGCTCCAGGGGCGcccacgcagacgcgggcgaaCTCTGATGGCAAGGCACAGACGACTCTCGCGGGCGGGCATGAGGGCGCActgagcgccgcgccagctgcgTCTTCCACGGGGGGGCTTCTAGAATCGGCTGTGGGAGAGGCTGTGCAGACCAAGCACCGGTGCTCGCTCGCGGATCGAGAGTTACGTGCCTGCCTCGAAGATATTGCTCAGCAC AGTTTCAaagacgcggacggcgtggcggggcggcgcgaagacCCAGGCCCCTCCGGGGGCGCTCTGCGAGGCAAAGCAGGCCACACAGACGCCGACCAAGAGGCGCCGTCGTTTGGGGTCTCCGCGCTGCTTCTTAACTGCTCCCTGGGGCTGCCACGCGGAGAGGTTGTGTTTGATCTCCTCCCCGACGGCGAACCCCTCTGGAAACGACTCGCTAGACTCCCGGAAGGCATCGGCTCTGCCTCCGGCTGCGGGTCCTCCAAGGCAGCCTCCGCTTCACAAGGCTTCCACGCAGACTTTCAACGAGAGCTGGATCGAATTTCCGACACGCGAGGTCCGCCGGGCAACTACGAAAACTTGCTCATGCCGATCTTCTACAGGGGTGTGGCACACTCCAGGACTGCGGAGACTCGCCCGGCTGCTGAAAATGGAGCGAGCGCACACGCCGACGGTCGCTGGCTGGACAGCGACTGTCCTGAGAAGGGTCTCTCAGATACCATCTTGTTTTACCCTATTTTTTCGGCAGGGTCTTCTATCCGAGCGCTCCTCCCTTTCTtggcgagcggctgcgctcgTCTCGGCTCCCGGTCAGCAAGACAGTGGCGAGGAGCCGCAGGGGACGCGTCCGCTGCACACTGTCCCTCTCTCAGGCCCCGTTCCGCGCCCCCGTCACCGGCACCGAGCTCATCTCCTTGCGCGAAAGACTTCCTGAGTCCTTTGCTGGGCCGACTAGCGTGTTTGGAGCCCACAGAAAACCTGTTCCTGTTGCTGGCCTTGTCGGCGATCCCGGCGCGCTTCAGCGGcttgccgccgtctccgcggtgGCAACCGAACAGGCGCAccgcggcggtggcggcacGTGTCGTAGGACAGAAAAGCCCCTGCACTTCAGAGCAgacggagagcgccgccgactCTGCGGGCGTAGAGCGGCTTGGAGACTTCTCCGACGCGTTTCGTCGTATTGTCCGGCGTGGGACGGACAGCCTCCCGAGCCTCCATCCTCACCTAATCCTCGACGTGCTTTCCGTCTgcttgcgcgtctcgcggctgAGCGGGGCGCTGCAGGTTATGCCCGCGACGGGCAGGCACACGGAGGAGCcgtggcgcatgcggcgcccTGCTCGGTGGGAACAGCAGGTCTCCCCCTCTTCGGAATTCGCCCTCGTTCTGGAGGCGTTGTTTCCCAGAGTggtggcgctcgccgcgccgcaccgcgaggagagcgacgcagaagcgccaGAGCTCTGGCGCGATGCAGGGGCCGAGGAACCTTCGACTCCGAGGCCAGACGGGCATCATGTGGGGCCGCAGTCTGCCGAAACAAATGTCTCTCCGTTGGAGTTGCCGATAAGATCTGTCGTGACTTTCATCGCAATTCTTAGGAGTATACGAGGCCACTCTCGTCTGCCAGAGCATTTGGGCGACGCCATGACCCGGCTGACAGACTACTGCT gcgcgcggatCCATCAGCTGTCTGCCGCCGACGTCACCAacctcgtctccgcgctgaGTCCGCGAAGCGAGGACAAACACGTTGCTG CTTCGGATGAGTTCTCCCTGTTTCTGCTCGCAAAGTGCATTCAAGAACGGCCTGAACGGTTGAAGCCTGCTTGGGTGACACTGGTGATCGACGCCTACACTCGCGCAGGGCTGGAG GATTCTCTGTTCTACGAGTCGCTCAGCGAGCAAGTAAAGTGCCAGTTCGCGGAGTTCACCAGCAACGAGCTGGTGACGATTCTCAGCGGTCTGCAGAGG GTTCGATTCCGAGACGAGGAGCTGCTCACGAAGGTGTTCAGCCGTCTGGAGCGtgacgcggcagcggagctgcaggcggtgCCAGTATGCTCGGATCTTTctcgctgggcggcggcgtgcggtGCGCCGGCGTGCGGATCGCCGCATCAGCAGTACATGTTCTTCTCTAGGGGTTCAGGCAGGGTGCCTCGACTGCCCTCACGAGCCGTTCTCCAGACAGCCATCAACACCGCAG GCCTCCTGAACTTTACGCTCTTTCCCCTCCGCCACCTGTGGAGTCTGTACTTGAAGCATCTTCACGAGGAGGTGTCGGAGCTCGAGAGGTGCATCCAGGCGTCTGCTCTGAAGCGCAAGGCCCTTATGCACGATGTCTCCGCCCTGGTGCCGCAGGTCGTGCTCCAGCAACCACTTGAAGCGGCAAGGTTTATCGACCTCTGGCTGCGCTTGTGTGCCCCAGTCCTGGTGGGCGAAATGAAGCAGAGActcggcgcgcctgcacA GCGCCACCGACTTCTGTGCGAGGCGTATGCGGCTGGACTGTTGCCGCCGACAATCGACACTGCTGGACGAAGAGAGGGACTGGAGCGAGTTGATGAGGCG ctgcagcaggccaCGGCGGGGCATGACCGAGATTCCTGGGCGCCAGAATCCTCGACGTTTCACGTTgacgtcgcctctgcgttaCTCTGCCTCAGTGTCCGGTACGAAGCCGAGGTTCGCGTCGCGAGGCTGTTCATCCTCGATCTCATCGTGACGCTTCCTCCGGAACTCGAGCGCGCATTTGCAGCCGAGAAACATGCTCGATACATCGAGGTGACAGGACTTGAAGCTGACTCTGGgcacgaggcggaggccgggcGGAGCCACGACGTCACCAGCCTTGACAGCACAAGTTACCTTGATTGCGTAGAAATAAAGTACTCCACAAGCAGCCATGCGGCGGACTCCGAGGGACTTCGGGCGGCAATCGGCGCTCCGATTTATGCGACTGACTTCCCCGAAGTTGAGggcttctccgcgtccgACCCCCGCGCCCCACACGAGCCTTTCGCCGACCACGGCCTGGGCTGTGTGCCGATCGATCTCCGCCACCTGGGCAGTAAACGAGGCCTGTCTCCTGGGCGTCAGCCGCCGGTCCGCGAGAAagctgcacgcgccgccgtcccAGCGGAGCAAAAACCTTTCGAGGAGTACTGGATGCCACGCcgagggcctgcgcggctgaaAACGCTCGTAGCACAGGGGTTGTCTACGCAGGCAGAGGAGCCTCGACAGTCTCTGGAAACGCTGAGTGAGCGTTTACGCATGCCAAGCTGCCCACCGGCTCCGCatgacgcggcgggcgcgttcgcggcgtGTCCAGGTGGGCGGGGATCTTGGATTCTCCAAGGCGaccacgcagccgcagaagtCACCAGCCCAAGGACCAGGCAGGACCTGGATGGCGCGCCAGTGCCTGAGCTCCACACGAGCCcgtcggcgcgagaggccgcacGCCACATCGAGGACCCGTGGAGTgtgagggagagaaagaaaaaggagTTGCCTTTCGAAAGCCCCGCTGAGTGGTGA
- a CDS encoding indole-3-glycerol phosphate synthase domain-containing protein (encoded by transcript BESB_033410), whose product MLVFPPPPWKVSALLFLLVGALSCSLERKLNPLYMHPASAFCLSSSPQPCHQKSFSCPPPAPAAAFFPSPSPVSPSARWPSSVSKRDGGRARSEAPNPRAALREVPSRLFSRATPARTPCAPSSSLILRTRRASQVAGFSSDRRGLAAVRGAGLRALRATVRDRRLPGRALDQLERLLEAKQYEVKLLIERHGSLLDPLALRQAYVHHTLNSKLTERMRIHGNLQERDAQIRAMHAARWQPKGQYTHGELAREAVGQAHDAPRKGLKADEKPTYDVHEVLQETEIPHRLSVACDLKRRSCTNLAADPRRLTYRDPGAIAVDCASAGADIILVNTNKEGWDGSYEDLKATTQALRSAYNWAERPAVVMKDIIIHPIQIAQAVEARADGVYLHFSVAGKDLEDLLFACTTMGTQALVEVHSEAEAQQAEDAGATLLVVNQWDRYTGRLFPEHALRVRSACSPEVVVLAAGGLFSTEEATKCAKSGFDGVVLGQALTRPGALDLIAEIKAWRGAPRELVHLFAPNPQAAAAAARGVEEAAAAIAAEEEALKAQRKARRAAGSTASSETETGRAGDLEDGAAHAGAASGPPRLGRAAAATGVNVAEGQRAGDANDEGELDLAEKVYQEAKRGWRLEGHDRLADSGDADPRPQSSTPRPRTEGSRAEGSRVEAAQARRDASQHVASSSSERLQESPRGGAASAPADRKRHRDEASAEEFSERVLRQSGPNFQPRHSVSLDTRLVRGKAVDASAQGADGCARTPPPAHSGRSGDVLSSPPRARTDGVNPGSTAASPISSRALAPPEAAPRASSETAFPPPPQGIVDVSADEQGEAPAQKTGPFHDLSTLHASASASERREHRKGLQKPGASPEAGEPSPDEEQLLRTFTHELLSQITREQQLKRLVHEEHRDQQLAMFRWNERLARVAPASDGPSEGAEGAGALLVPPLALREPLAEDPPGSTVAAGYADPLAAVAAEEDAHAVAEPFREAFPNDPARAAAACSAAAAAAIADPAGFAAVARAHLQKAAEGGAYTLADPNDPAAALSAAAPTQAAAAAAAAATAAIARGERDARAAAKAAAAALRGAAPPSPQALAAMAAAAVQARKEQGARPDQLAAPFAPPTAASLGSGEAQKLVVPGDERKLLGASLLPSVREGDGAEEAALSSGRRSGARAGPMGGLGESGEEPEVFDEAELERVGRLFFTEEELAGFLQELRDKKATKQALEEGAGSARAATQRPEQAPTSGLGGAMDQERAGDSGRAGHADAADPTPPKPRTGSEGNAVGRTSDAAGYHLSSPGSTGQGRRLSSAASQEGRHAVGATQELHEARRAPARSEGGAGTPPWTGAATVSQGARVSVEKGASDGPQSSEPGSEAKAPPSEGMHSASAPESPAHAWRAEKVSFSTEEWLARADRRKKEDQQLRQSTVDPRATQPPPDESDWLSKDMRTGAAPGGAAGLLQVSSPVSGVNTPPGSPAKPAAHAARDAPRFEDGGRETVSRFGTYTPGPSLVTPMDQLEAFLPYFQGRGSHHHLDDPPEVQERRQQQALLEELKLRGGDAAPNPATSAEDAENELLAALPRTGQHAYELLETQQRLHAQRRETPPPAAALSTEAVAAAARAAAAAVAEGASLQAASRAATRAAAAASSASSAQNSLPGDDAGRSDALRQTETAGGVGAESFAGSDAAAAAAAQGAMLGGERGAYAALLGSKGHGVAGFLEQYVDELARSGGLEVGNSDEAST is encoded by the exons ATGCTGGTcttcccgccgcctccctggAAGGTGTCTgctcttctcttcttgctTGTGGGTGCGTTGTCTTGCTCTCTCGAGAGGAAACTCAACCCTCTCTACATGCACCCCGCCAGCGCGTTCTGCCTCTCAAGTTCCCCGCAGCCCTGCCACCAGAAATCCTTTTCCTgtccgccgcctgcaccgGCGGCCGCATTTTTCCCTTCGCCGTCACCCGTGAGCCCCTCTGCGCGATGGCCTTCGTCCGTCTCCAAGCGAGACGGTGGTAGGGCGCGATCTGAGGCCCCGAatccgcgagcggcgctgaGGGAAGTCCCCTCGCGCCTTTTTTCGCGTGCGACGCCAGCCCGCACTCCGTGTGctccgtcctcttcgctgatTCTGCGCACcaggcgcgccagccagGTGGCGGGGTTCTCGAGCGACAGACGAGGGCTCGCCGcggtccgcggcgcgggtcTGCGGGCCCTCCGCGCGACCGTCAGggaccgccgccttcctggACGGGCGCTTGACCAACTCGAGCGCCTCTTGGAGGCGAAACAGTACGAG GTGAAGTTGCTCATAGAGAGGCACGGGAGCTTGCTCGatcctctcgcgcttcggcaGGCGTACGTACACCACACACTGAACTCGAAGCTCAcggagcgcatgcgcatccACGGCAACCTCcaggagcgcgacgcgcagattCGCGCGATGCATGCTGCCCGCTGGCAGCCCAAGGGACAATACACACACGGGGAGCTCGCGAGGGAGGCTGTGGGGCAGGCGCACGACGCGCCGAGAAAAGGTCTCAAGGCCGACGAAAAGCCAACCTACGATGTTCACGAGGTGCTTCAGGAGACCGAAATTCCACACCGACTGAGCGTGGCGTGCGATTTgaagcggcgaagctgcACCAACCTCGCCGCCgatccgcgccgcctcacgTACCGCGATCCAGGAGCCATCGCTGTCGACTGCGCAAGCGCGG GAGCAGACATCATCTTGGTGAATACCAACAAAGAAGGGTGGGACGGCAGCTACGAGGACCTGAAAGCGACCACTCAGGCTCTTCGCAGCGCCTACAATTGGGCCGAGCGCCCTGCAGTCGTGATGAAAGACATCATCATCCACCCTATACAG ATAGCACAGGCTGTCGAGGCGCGGGCCGACGGCGTGTATCTCCACTTCAGCGTGGCGGGCAAGGACCTGGAGGACTTGCTTTTTGCATGCACAACGATGGGCACCCAAGCGCTAGTCGAGGTGCACAGCGAAGCTGAGGCGCAGCAAGCGGAAGATGCCGGCGCCACGCTGCTGGTA GTTAATCAGTGGGACCGCTACACGGGGCGCCTGTTCCCGGAGCACGCGCTCCGCGTAAGGAGCGCCTGTTCGCCGGAGGTCGTCGTGCTGGCCGCGGGCGGGCTCTTCTCCACGGAGGAGGCCACCAAGTGTGCAAAGAGTGGATTCGATGGAGTCGTTCTGGGCCAGGCTCTGACTCGA CCTGGGGCGTTGGATCTGATTGCGGAAATCAAGGCttggcgaggcgcgccgcgcgaactCGTGCACCTCTTTGCTCCAAatccgcaggcggcagcggctgcggcccgAGGCGTGGaagaagccgccgcggcgatcgcggcggaggaggaggcgctgaaggcgcagcgAAAGGCCCGCAGAGCAGCAGGCTCCACTGCCTCGTCCGAGACAGAGaccggccgcgccggcgatctggaagacggcgccgcccacgcgggcgcggcgagcggccctcctcgccttggccgggcggccgccgcgactggAGTGAATGTGGCAGAGGGACAACGTGCGGGCGACGCCAATGACGAAGGCGAGTTGGATCTTGCGGAGAAAGTGTACCAGGAGGCCAAGCGCGGCTGGCGTCTCGAAGGCCACGACCGCCTTGCGGActcaggcgacgccgacccgcgtccgcagagctcaacgccgcgtccgcgcacaGAGGGAAGCCGAGCAGAGGGAAGCCGAGTAGAAGCGGCACAGGCCAGGAGAGACGCCAGCCAGCACGTCGCAAGTTCTAGTTCTGAGCGGCTTCAGGAGAgtccgcgtggcggcgctgcgtctgcaccGGCAGACAGGAAGCGCCACCGTGACGAGGCTTCGGCTGAAGAGTTCTCTGAACGCGTGCTGCGACAGTCCGGCCCCAACTTTCAGCCCCGCCACTCAGTGTCTCTCGACACGCGGCTGGTGAGAGGGAAAGCAGTCGATGCATCTGCGCAGGGGGCAGACGGCTGTGCGcgcacgcctccgcctgcacaCAGTGGCAGGAGCGGCGACGTtctgtcttcgccgccgagggcgcgcacgGACGGCGTCAACCCAGGCTCCACGGCTGCGTCTCCGATCAGTTCTCGCGCGCTGGCTCCTCCCGAAGCGGCGCCCCGTGCGTCCAGCGAAACGGCgttccctcctccgccgcaggggaTTGTTGACGTTTCCGCTGATGAGCAgggcgaagcgcccgcgcagaAAACCGGGCCGTTCCACGACCTGTCTACGCTGcacgcgtccgcctccgcgagcgagcggagggAGCACCGCAAAGGCCTTCAGAAACCGGGCGCGTCCCCGGAAGCCGGCGAGCCGAGTCCCGACGAGGAGCAGCTTCTGCGCACGTTCACGCATGAGCTGCTGAGCCAGATcacgcgcgagcagcagctgaagcgcctGGTCCACGAAGAGCATCGAGACCAGCAACTGGCGATGTTTCGTTGGAACGAGAGGCTTGCGCGAGTTGCCCCTGCCTCCGACGGCCCCAGCGAGGGggcagagggcgcgggcgctctGCTCGtgccgcctctggcgcttcgcgagccgctcgcggaggACCCGCCGGGATCCACAGTCGCGGCAGGCTACGCCGATCCGCTGGCTGCCGTggctgcggaggaagacgcgcacgcTGTCGCGGAACCCTTCAGAGAGGCGTTCCCGAACGATcccgcacgcgcagcggctgcctgctcggcggccgctgctgcggccaTCGCCGACCCCGCGGgcttcgccgctgtcgcgcgggcgcaccTTCAGAAGGCGGCTGAGGGGGGCGCCTACACCCTCGCCGACCCGAACGaccctgccgcggcgctgagtGCAGCCGCACCAACTcaagccgcagctgccgcggccgccgcagccaccGCCGCCATCGCTAGGggagagcgcgacgcgcgagcagcggcgaaggccgctgctgctgcgttgaggggcgcggcgcctccgagtccacaggcgctcgcggcgatggctgctgcagccgtacaagcgaggaaggagcagggcgcgcgcccggACCAGCTCGCAGCCCCCTTCGCCCCGCCGACCGCGGCTAGCCTGGGctcgggcgaggcgcagaaactCGTAGTGCCTGGGGACGAACGCAAACTGCTGggtgcgtctctgctgccgtctgtccgcgagggcgatggcgcagaggaggccgctCTTTCGAgtggccgccgcagcggagcgaGGGCAGGCCCGATGGGAGGTCTGGGGGAGTCTGGCGAGGAGCCGGAGGTGTTCGACGAAGCGGAGCTCGAGCGCGTGGGGCGCCTTTTCTTCACGGAGGAGGAACTTGCAGGCTTTCTGCAGGAACTGAGGGACAAAAAGGCGACAAAGCAGGCGCTagaggaaggcgccggaagcgcgcgcgcggctacTCAACGTCCTGAACAGGCGCCGACCAGCGGCCTTGGCGGGGCGATGGACCAAGAACGCGCTGGCGACAGCGGGCGAGCGGggcacgcagacgctgcagacccgacgccgccgaagccACGAACCGGTTCTGAAGGCAATGCTGTCGGCCGCACCAGCGATGCCGCGGGTTACCATCTTTCAAGTCCTGGAAGCACTGGGCAAGGAAGGAGACTTTCGAGTGCTGCGTCGCAGGAGGGGCGGCACGCGGTAGGCGCGACGCAAGAGCTAcacgaggcgagacgcgcccctgcgcgcagcgagggcggcgcgggcacgCCTCCTTGGACGGGCGCTGCAACTGTGTCACAGGGTGCCAGAGTTTCGGTGGAGAAAGGGGCGTCTGACGGTCCCCAATCCAGTGAGCCCGGgtcggaggcgaaggctccGCCGTCGGAGGGCATGCATTCGGCGTCTGCTCCGGAGTCCCCAGCACACGCATGGCGGGCTGAAAAGGTATCCTTCAGCACGGAAGAGTGGTTGGCGCGGGCAGATCGGCGCAAGAAAGAAGATCAACAGTTGAGACAGAGCACTGTTGACCCGCGCGCAACGCAGCCGCCCCCAGACGAGAGCGACTGGCTCAGCAAGGACATGAGGACCGGCGCGgctccaggcggcgccgcagggctgTTGCaagtctcctcgcccgtcaGCGGCGTCAACACTCCGCCGGGCTCTCCTGCGAAAcctgctgcgcacgccgcgcgggacGCTCCTCGTTTCGAGGACGGGGGCAGAGAGACGGTGTCGCGATTCGGCACCTACACGCCTGGCCCGTCGCTGGTCACCCCGATGGACCAGTTGGAGGCTTTCCTGCCCTACTTCCAGGGTCGCGGGAGTCACCATCACCTGGACGACCCTCCCGAGGTTCAggagcgcaggcagcagcaggcgctgctcgaAGAGCTGAAGCTccggggcggcgacgcggcaccGAATCCAGCGACTTCCGCAGAGGATGCGGAGAacgagctgctggcggccCTACCCCGCACGGGGCAGCACGCCTACGAGCTACTCGAGacccagcagcgcctgcacgcgcagcgacgcgaaacgccgcctcccgcagccgcCCTGAGCACAGAGGCGGTagccgcagccgcaagggctgcagctgcggctgtggCTGAGGGGGCCAGTCTGCAGGCAGCTTCTCGCGCAGCTACgcgggcagctgcggcggcctcttcaGCGAGCTCGGCACAGAACAGTTTGCCTGGAGATGACGCCGGGAGAAGCGACGCACTTCGGCAGACCGAGACTGCTGGGGGCGTCGGTGCAGAGAGCTTCGCGGGTAGCGatgccgcggcagcggctgccgcacaAGGCGCGATGCTGGGCGGCGAACGAGGAGCCTATGCAGCGCTTTTGGGAAGCAAAGGCCACGGCGTTGCAGGGTTTCTCGAACAATACGTCGACGAGCtcgcgagaagcggcggcctgGAGGTTGGcaacagcgacgaggcgagcacTTGA
- a CDS encoding hypothetical protein (encoded by transcript BESB_033420), with the protein MSRNQAYAGTYKCNYKMVWLYVAASNISMEQKPRETSRELSFRVGTAVAAFRLGPKTNESHRIQSAEHMRSVIELRKKQFRRRSLSFPSCLRGARRRGGAHEAAYVLVSNHPKTPFFLPLSAFYRTTILFVSQESQELQTRQPAYQTCCIRQAALGIKALTGSPATLSQQTGSLSRFFAKASTPASPAPGRTVDEVAKTVPRAVLGKGSKLPAETGKLEGSLLPPPHIPGIRRAPREPATPRMAGMEGRMPIRLPAEGTRFRKYIDPRADYFFPLTAAFVAVGPLYMFSKAFF; encoded by the exons ATGTCTCGGAATCAAGCTTACGCAGGAACGTATAAATGCAACTACAAAATGGTGTGGCTTTACGTGGCAGCCAGCAACATATCCATGGAGCAGAAACCTCGAGAAACATCGCGGGAGCTCTCTTTTCGTGTTGGCACGGCTGTGGCGGCGTTCAGGCTTGGACCGAAAACAAATGAATCTCACAGAAT ACAAAGTGCAGAGCACATGCGTAGCGTTATCGAGCTGCGCAAAAA GCAGTTTCGACGTCGTAGCCTGAGTTTCCCGTCTTGCCTGCGCGGagccagacgccgcggcggcgcgcatgaAGCGGCTTACGTCCTCGTCAGCAACCATCCAAAAACCCCGttctttctgcctctctcggcgTTTTACCGCACAACGATTTTGTTTGTTTCCCAGGAGAGCCAAGAACTGCAGACCAGGCAGCCTGCGTATCAAACCTG TTGCATTCGACAGGCCGCTCTGGGGATTAAGGCTCTCACAGGCTCCCCAGCAACCTTGAGCCAGCAAACCGGCAGTCTGTCCCGTTTCTTCGCGAAGGCGTCAACTCCAGCGAGCCCTGCTCCCGGCCGCACAGTTGACGAGGTTGCCAAGACTGTCCCAAGG GCGGTCCTAGGCAAAGGCAGCAAGCTCCCGGCCGAAACTGGCAAACTCGAGGGCTccctcctgccgccgcctcacaTCCCAGGcattcgccgcgcgccccgagagcccgcgacgccgaggatgGCGGGCATGGAGGGTCGCATGCCGATCCGCCTCCCAGCTGAGGGCACGCGCTTCCGCAAATAC ATTGACCCGCGGGCTGACTACTTCTTCCCGCTGACGGCGGCCTTCGTGGCCGTGGGGCCCTTGTATATGTTCTCGAAAGCATTCTTCTGA